The following is a genomic window from Pseudophryne corroboree isolate aPseCor3 chromosome 3, aPseCor3.hap2, whole genome shotgun sequence.
ctgatgtagagccccgacctgcagcttaactggccccgtgcgccaccttataagacctttggcaattctagtcccattgatagccgtcagtgagattggccgctcgataggccgtaacttcaaacccaaactttgggcacagatggaagaaacgaagttccccgcagctccggagtccaatagggcttcacaagacttggagactgagttggagactagagttactggaagcaaacagtccgaagttggagaagcttttgtcgcaactcccagcttgactcctccggaacaagctaggactgcccgtttcccggacggactttacaagatttaagaaaatgatctgcggctccacagtaaaggcagagtttaccctcacgacgacgctgtcgttcttctggagacagtcgggagcggttaatttgcatgggctcatctgagctaggtgaggccaccggcctaggagtaggattccggagcctgggacgatctgaatggctacgttctcttccacgctcttgcatccgaagatccaccttgacgcacagagaaatcaaatcttctaatggatccggcagatctctagtaaccagctcatctttcagccggtcggaaagaccgttccagaaggcagctctcagggcgtcattattccagcgtagttcggaagcaatggtctggaaatgaaccacatactggcccacggaacgggcgccttgccgaacatggagcaaatcggaagaagccgtggtcattctgccgggttcgtcgaaaatccttcgaaaggacgagatgaagttggtatagttggaaaccatgggatcggaccgttcccatagtggagacacccaatccaaagcagaaccttccaataaagaaatgatatatgctaccttggaccggtctgtaggaaagttgtgtgcaagtagctcgaaatgtacctcgcattggttcaagaaaccgcggcaatttttgggattcccattatagcgggacggagtaggcaactgaagacgtggagtgataccagccgatggttgaacattactggcaacgacaactggtgcgaccactggagcaggagccggaattactgaggccagagacgcctggatctgatccagacgtccggacaactgctggaggtactgcatcacctggccttgcgccgcctcctgactttgtactcgggaagccaggttctggatggcactcgagtccgtgttccgaatccccgagtccattaggcctgagtatactatcactgacctggtttgggagtgttgtggactcggggcttcttccgatgaccgggaagaggaaccgccactgggtcgcagtagggatggccggatgtaggtcttcctcatgcaggactacgtcggcaggcgggaggcacagaggagttcttgacggtctcctgtaagacaagactcgtagaaatactgaaggctggggtactgagatattagaggtaccgtgatgtcggaggctccgcggtattggggttctgaggtgctggaagtacagggcgtgctaggaggcccctggaggtacggagatgcttggaggcacgaggtgcttggaggcacggaggtgcttggaggcacggaggtgcttggaggcacggaggtgcttggaggcacgaggtgcttggaggcacggaggtgcttgaaggcacgagggtacttggaggcacggaggtacttggaggcacggaggtgcttggaggcacgaggtgcttggaggcacggaggtgcttggaggcacggaggtgcttggaggcacggaggtgcttggaggcacgaggtgcttggaggcacggggtgcttggaggcacggaggtgcttggaggcacggaggtgcttggaggcacggaggtgcttggaggcacgggatgcttggaggcacaggatgcttggaggcacggaggtgcttggaggcacgggatgcttggaggcacaggatgcttggaggcacaggatgcttggaggcacaggacgagggagctctggaatcacagcttccgaaggagaaacgaagatactcaggcaccggatctctgcctggtatccgcttttaaactccccgccccagcctgattgacggagcaggcaggtgacgtcagacctgctccgcctgcttgccctcacttgcgatggcggcgtccctgcttccgggaagccgccggggagcagcgccgacccgccactgaatccggagaccgccagggggaacgaggcgccgggcagaccagaccacccgtagggacaagcgcggccgccgcggccgctgcaggtttgtaacagaagacccttggcctctaccactaagaagcaatcttcttcaacaaggactgttagTCTTCCCGGACTTACAGCGTTttcgcggaacatcctagctcacaagggcctttccaacaaggtcattgctaccatggttcaggccaggaaacctgtgacatcaaaacattatcatcatatctggagaagatatgtctctttgtGCGAGGAACGCACGGATCCGCCTGCTGagctccacttgggacgtttcctgcaggctggcgtggataagggcttacgcctgggttccattaaggtccagatttcagctctctcaattttctcccagaagaaattggcagtgttgccagaagttcagaccttcttgcaaggggtacttcacatacaacctccttttgtgccacctacggcaccctgggatttaaatGTAGTGTtgtaatttctacagtcctcctggtttgaaccactgatgacggtagaagacaagtacctcacgtggtagacggtgatgttattggccctggcttctgctaggtgtagctcagaattgggggcttatcgtgtaaaagtccctacctggtcttttacgaggatagagcggagctcaggactaggcagcagttcctgccaaaggtcgtctctgcgttccacttgaatcaacctattgtggttccatcaagttctggcacttctgctcctccaaaggcattggatgctgtgcgagccttgaaaatatatgtcaagcgcacagctcggatcagaaagatggattctttgttcgtgctctgatgcacagaaaaagggttgtcctgcttcgaaccagtccattgcttgttggtttaggctgactatccaacagtcctatgTATCggaagccttacctgttcctaagtctctgagggcccactctacaagatcggagggctcttcctgggcgggcgcccatggagtctcggctttgcaactatgccgagctgctacctggtcgggaagaacacttttgttaagttctacaagtttgataccctggccaaagaggatacccagtttgggcaggcggtgctgcggcagtctccgcacgttcgcacccaatctggaagctttgggatgtccccatcatactaagtctccccaaatatcccttatggatgctagagaaaatagaattttaaatacctaccgataaatcctgttctcgtagtccataagtgatATTGGACGCCCGCCTCATTGCAGTGACTTTTTTGCAGGTTCTCtttctgtggttacctgttcagctgttgctgttaccagccgttgctggttgttgtatgttagtggtgtgctggtgtgtaaatctcaccaccctttctgttatcatgttccttctctcatatatgtcctttctcctacgggcacgtttttacctataactgcccgtgggagggggcataaaggagaggagacagcacacccagtgaagaaagttttaagtgcactggctcctttggaccccatctataccccatcgtactaagtctcacccaatatcccttatggactacgagaaaaggatttaccgataggtaattaaaaatcctatttttttgttttCAGCCTAAAAAGTCAGGATTGTGGGTTTCACCCTCGCATTTTCTTCTAATAACAAAATGTCCTCTGCAGTAACAGAGGTTCCTTCTGCCAATATTGTACTGTTCCAGGTCTATCAGCTCATAAATACTTTATGTATTCTATTATATGCAACAAAACTTTATGTCTTTGAAAAACATTCTCCACACTCAGAGCATTGAAATGATTTTGTACGTGTGAATTAATTTATCTGTAAACCATTTCCCACAttaagaacatgaaaatggctacatacctgtgtgagttttctgatgtttaacaagatgtgatttaacggtaaaacatttcttacactcagaacatggaaatggcttctcacctgtgtgaattctatgATGTCTCACAAGATGTGATTtatttgcaaaacatttcccacactcagagcatggaaattctctctcacctgtgtgacttctctgatgtctaaccagatctgatttctgtgtaaaacatttcccacactcagagcattcatatggtttctcacctgtgtgacttctctgatgtgcaacaagatttgATCTGTCtgtaaaccatttcccacactcagagcatgaaaatggcttctcacctgtgtgacttctctgatgtctaataagaTTTGGTTTGATTGAAAATCCTTTTCCACACTCCAAACATGAAAAGGGTTTTtcgcctgtgtgagttctctgatgtctaagaaGATTGGGTTTGATTGTAaaccatttcccacattcagaacatggaaatggtttctcacctgtgtgggttctctgatgtttaacaagatccgcTTTCTCTGAAAAACATTTctcacagtcagaacatggaaatggtttctcacctgtgtgaattctctgatgtgtaacaagacgtgatttcactgtaaaacatttcccacattcggaACATGGAAATTctttcacacctgtgtgacttctctggtgtcTAAGAAGTGATTTCTTTGTGAAACATTTTCCACAAACAGAACAAGTAAATAGTTTATCACCAATGTGAGTTGTACTATGTGTTGCAATATCAGGACAATATTCCTCCAGTTCAGAGGGATCAGATGACATATCTGCAATGTGATGCTCTGGATGTACATTTAGGGGAACTGTGTCTTCTCTTGGAAAAGTTTCTGTGATGTTATCTTGTATTTCAAAATCTGGAGACAAAATGACACATCTCTTAGTGGTATTCTTGCTTGTGCATTCATCTGTCAGAAATAAAATAAGTGAATGGAAAtagatatttattatttatataacaAATATGAATTTTTCATTCTTCTAGCAAGTTTAAGACGCTTCATTTTCCATTTGTAAACTACAAACACTTAATTGAAAAGATACATTTattgatgtgtccttatacatctataTGCCATATGGCCTTAGATGCCCAGGTGACTAAGCCGTGTACTGTACCATTTTTTTCATTAAactttgcatcttattcgcatagctgatgcagcaaaacaccactctaGTGTACAAGAGACGTTGGGATGCGTCTACATAGGAATTAAACATCTACAGTACAAAATCACAGATGAAACATACaatttgatggtagataagaaccacttgggccatctagtCGGTATCCGATCTCTAGGTCGGCCACACTTGGGTCGACAACGTCTAGGTTGACCACttgtggtcgacagggtttctaggtcgacagggtctctaggtcgacatgatagGACAAAAAACCTCATTAGCCTAGCCAGTGACATTGTCTGCCTCTCTCCTTGAGTTtgtagagcagggccctctttcctcatgttctTTTCTTTCCTTCACTTATACCATCACCTCCTCCCTAATGCTAACAGCGGCACCAAACCTACTGGTTCAGCCGGCACTGCTTATTTGGGTATTACGCCTGCTGACGCAGCAATGTCTATACACCTTGTAGTCCATGTTCTGCCATGTTTTGTGCTGGAAGTCTCTTTTTCTTTGTTTCATTCGGAATGTTtctatttatgtactttgtaaggcactgcagaccccttgtggcactatatacataaaggacaataataataatagcaccCATACAGACACTTCCCTTACACACAGACACTTGAGACATGACAGCAGGGTAGATAGGTGTGGTCTAAATTAACTGCACATCCTGTCCATGCATCTACACAACTCATAGTTCTACTGATGGACACACAGGGAGCAAAATATGTTCAACTATCTTTCATTTCAATATATACACAATGTTTTGCCCCTGAGTGGATCATGCacgtgtatcacacacacacacttaagttTCAAATCACGTGTGCCAGATCTCAAAACATTATAATGTAGAAGTCCATCCTCTTATCCACAGGGGCTCTAGAAAATGGAGGGACCAGCGCAATCATCCATAATCCAAAAAGGCTTTTAATAAAGCACAATAAGCAGTGCATCAATAaatacacgttatggtaagaacttactgttgatatttctcctatgtccacaggtttctacaggataacattgggatatgatggagcgacagcggattggcaccaaactatcacaagctttctggtcttccagttctgagaactgctttataaaggataaaaaaatcagaaaaggagatttacatgacagtgctcctaaatctgacactcttctagctgatgtcatagttagtagaaagagtactttatctgtcaaaccatttaagatccactttcttaagtggtttAAACGGAGctccttgaagggctttgaggaccagacttaaatcccaaggtactgcaggaggaacaaaaggtggttgaatgcgcagcattccctggaaaaaagtacgcacatcctgtaaagtggcaattttcttttgaaaccttacagtcaatgctgaaactcgaactctcaaggaagccaccttcaaacccttctccattcctgcctgaaggaaatctaagattctggatactctgaaagatcttggatccatatttctttcactgcaccaatgaatacagGCTTgctatattcggtgataaatgcgagcagaggagggtttccttgctctgagcattgtttgaattacctattgtgaaaaacctcttgactttaggatagaggtttcaacagccacgccatcaaagacagccaatccagatgtctgtgataacaaggaccctgcatcagtagatctggacgttgagggaacagaattggagcatccatcgacatcctctgcagatctatgtaccaatgccttctgagccaagccggagctattagaatcacggcaccccttGATTGCTTTATTTTCCTTACCACCCTGGGTATCAGGGAGATAGAAGGAAACCGATATACCAGATGaatttcccatttcactgacagtgcgtccacaaggatcgctccagggtcttttgttcttgacccgtatgccggaactttgttgttcagactggacgccatgagatctatctctggcaacccccacttgtctactagagtctgaaatacttccttgtgtagagcccattcggttgctcAAATGGTATATCACAGTattggactcctggaacgaacactgcgaatAATGCCggaagatggcgttctgcccactttagtatgtgacttacctccaccattgctctttggctgcgagttcctccctgatggttaaggtacgctactgccgttgcattgtccgagcggatctggactggttttccttgcagaatatcctttgcctgaatcagtgccatttaTATGGCCAgaagttccaacagatttattggcaggcaactttcttctgaggtccattgtccctggaaccacacttttccggacactgctccccagccctgaagactggcatccgttgtcaggatctcccaatctgatatccaaaagggtctccgcttgtctagatgggatgtctatagccaccagctaatgacctttttacctttactggaagtatcatCAGTTGTTTCTTtactgtctgatgtactccattctatCTGGTCAGAATGAGATGTTGCAAAAGtcttgagtggaactgtgcatattccaccatgtcgaatgttgacaccatcaaccccatcaatcGCATTGCCgagtgaactgatattgtttgactgtgcaacaattcctgaatccttaactgcaccttggatattttttCCAGAGGTAACAATATTTTAGCAGACTTGAATCCTAAACAGCCcctaagtgagtcatccgttgtgacggaatcagagaccaCTTTGCCAAATTTATAAGCCATgtcgtgtttctgtagacaagttattgtctgttggagatggctcaagagcaattcctgggattgtgctaggattaaaagatcgtcgaggtatggaaaaatccttatcccctgcttgcggagatatgctgccataaccaccatgatcttggtaaatactctggggactgtggctaacccaaagggtaatgcctggaattgaaaatgttgttggaggatagcgaacctgaggtaacactgatgggacaatgctattggcacatgcaggtaagcatcctgtatatccagagataccatgtaatcctctgGTTCCattgccaaaactatggagcgtaacgtctccatgtggaaccttggaacccaaatgtatttgtttaacattttgagattgaggatgagccgaaatgacccatttggcttctggaccaaaaataggttggagtaaaaaccctgcccccgttgtgccgggggtactggaataattaccccggactgaagcaatttctgaactgcttcttgcagtgctctggccttcgtctctatatgagatgggctggtgcaaaaaaaccttcgaggaggctgcttcttgaaagggaaaacataacccagagataccacttcttgcaccccagtgtctgttgtcgactgctgccatatgtgtgcaaactgaagaagatggccccctaccttggagttccccaagtggaggcccgcaccctcaggctgatggtttctgttctggtttggaagctggccctctactggcccattgcttctttgctttacccgacttattgtactgggtttgctttgattaatttttaccttttgttttaccttgccaccgaaatggccgaaatcccgagcccttaggcttagggttataactggcaggaaacctgaccttcttggattcagcttctgactccagaatatctgtcaattccttaccaaaaagaatatttccaacaaaaggcaaagcttccagaacctttttggattctgaatcagctttccatgtacgtagccaaattgctctgcgagcagctaccgttaaagctgatgctttagaagcaattgtacccacatccattgctgcttcttctaggaatagcgcagcctgtttcatatagGCTATATGTGACTCctactccctagtaggtgctgagagcccattttccagttcttcagcccattccactaccgcttttgccatccaagctgaggccatagccggccttatgactgcccctgacagagaaaatatgtttttcaaaaaaccatcaactcttctgtctgtgacatcatttaatgac
Proteins encoded in this region:
- the LOC135057063 gene encoding zinc finger protein 501-like isoform X2; this translates as MMENHRALTSLDGASNRDTPERCSRPLYSQDSTEENHRTPHEDQCEGLVKIKVEDIEEEEETYVREDQQCKEEEIPTDISTDGSSNRDSPERYSQDCTEENHRTPQEDQDEDLTVIKVEYIEGEEETYVTDIKVEDIEGEVTYVMGDQQCKEEENPTDISTDFEIQDNITETFPREDTVPLNVHPEHHIADMSSDPSELEEYCPDIATHSTTHIGDKLFTCSVCGKCFTKKSLLRHQRSHTGVKEFPCSECGKCFTVKSRLVTHQRIHTGEKPFPCSDCEKCFSEKADLVKHQRTHTGEKPFPCSECGKWFTIKPNLLRHQRTHTGEKPFSCLECGKGFSIKPNLIRHQRSHTGEKPFSCSECGKWFTDRSNLVAHQRSHTGEKPYECSECGKCFTQKSDLVRHQRSHTGEREFPCSECGKCFANKSHLVRHHRIHTGEKPFPCSECKKCFTVKSHLVKHQKTHTGM
- the LOC135057063 gene encoding zinc finger protein 501-like isoform X1 codes for the protein MMENHRALTSLDGASNRDTPERCSRPLYSQDSTEENHRTPHEDQCEGLVKIKVEDIEEEEETYVREDQQCKEEEIPTDISTDGSSNRDSPERYSQDCTEENHRTPQEDQDEDLTVIKVEYIEGEEETYVTDIKVEDIEGEVTYVMGDQQCKEEENPTDISTDECTSKNTTKRCVILSPDFEIQDNITETFPREDTVPLNVHPEHHIADMSSDPSELEEYCPDIATHSTTHIGDKLFTCSVCGKCFTKKSLLRHQRSHTGVKEFPCSECGKCFTVKSRLVTHQRIHTGEKPFPCSDCEKCFSEKADLVKHQRTHTGEKPFPCSECGKWFTIKPNLLRHQRTHTGEKPFSCLECGKGFSIKPNLIRHQRSHTGEKPFSCSECGKWFTDRSNLVAHQRSHTGEKPYECSECGKCFTQKSDLVRHQRSHTGEREFPCSECGKCFANKSHLVRHHRIHTGEKPFPCSECKKCFTVKSHLVKHQKTHTGM